The following coding sequences are from one Epilithonimonas vandammei window:
- a CDS encoding c-type cytochrome: protein MPKMKNSILKITAIFGLTTVLLNSCGPKDNPPLVYFPDMYFPVAYDPLMKAKDAYSDHENEIPAFVARDGATGLSPVEGSVSRNKDGVISEETLPKNMDEYNAGYDASKAITASPLKAENLEKDLARGKSLYEHTCSACHGVNGDGQGPIVQSGAYSGVPKYSDREITIGSIHYVLTNGRNAMGSYAGQLNVGDRWRVALYVYNTFKAPTMSAAPATANAAPATTAAAPAQTEDKTNAK from the coding sequence ATGCCTAAGATGAAGAATAGTATTTTAAAAATTACAGCAATCTTTGGTTTAACAACTGTTTTACTAAATTCTTGCGGACCAAAAGATAACCCACCTTTGGTTTATTTTCCGGATATGTATTTTCCTGTGGCTTATGATCCATTGATGAAAGCTAAGGATGCATATTCAGATCACGAAAACGAAATTCCAGCTTTTGTAGCGCGCGACGGTGCAACTGGTTTATCTCCGGTTGAAGGTTCTGTTTCAAGAAACAAAGATGGTGTCATCAGCGAAGAAACACTTCCTAAGAATATGGATGAGTACAATGCAGGTTATGATGCTTCTAAAGCAATTACAGCATCTCCTCTTAAAGCAGAAAACCTTGAAAAAGATTTGGCGCGAGGGAAAAGTTTGTACGAACATACTTGTTCCGCTTGTCACGGTGTTAATGGAGACGGACAAGGGCCGATTGTTCAAAGTGGTGCGTATTCGGGGGTTCCTAAATATTCAGATAGAGAAATCACTATCGGATCTATTCATTACGTTTTAACAAATGGTAGAAACGCGATGGGTTCTTATGCTGGACAACTGAACGTAGGAGATAGATGGAGAGTTGCACTTTATGTTTATAATACATTTAAAGCACCAACAATGTCAGCTGCACCAGCTACTGCAAATGCCGCTCCTGCAACTACAGCTGCGGCCCCAGCACAAACTGAAGATAAAACTAATGCTAAATAA
- a CDS encoding DUF3341 domain-containing protein → MSTTKIIYGLYGDDDDLMHGVKAFNDKGIKINEVYTPFPVHGLDKALGLRKTRISDAAFIYACYGVAIGITLTAWIMNHDWPQNIGGKPSFDWFHNMGAFVDPMFELMVFCSAHLMSLTFLVRNKMYPGAKPQNPDPRTTDDKFMMEFVSDDVETIKQLLIDTGVEEITVKDA, encoded by the coding sequence ATGAGCACCACTAAGATTATATATGGACTTTACGGCGACGACGATGATTTGATGCACGGCGTTAAAGCCTTCAATGATAAAGGGATCAAGATAAATGAAGTTTATACACCGTTCCCTGTACACGGATTGGATAAGGCACTTGGACTTAGAAAGACGAGAATTTCTGACGCTGCATTTATCTATGCTTGTTACGGTGTTGCAATCGGGATCACATTGACCGCTTGGATCATGAACCACGACTGGCCACAGAATATTGGTGGTAAACCATCTTTTGATTGGTTTCATAACATGGGAGCTTTTGTAGATCCAATGTTTGAGTTGATGGTTTTCTGTTCTGCTCACTTGATGTCACTCACCTTTCTTGTAAGAAACAAGATGTATCCAGGAGCTAAGCCTCAGAATCCTGATCCTAGGACTACTGATGATAAATTTATGATGGAGTTTGTTTCTGATGATGTTGAAACTATTAAACAGCTGTTGATTGATACAGGTGTTGAAGAAATAACTGTTAAAGATGCCTAA
- the nrfD gene encoding NrfD/PsrC family molybdoenzyme membrane anchor subunit, which translates to MSGHYEAPIREPLIIGHKTYHDITEDIARPIEERAGKLWWVSLYAALILFVYGFGCIAYTIGTGIGAWGLNRTINWGWDITNFVWWVGIGHAGTLISAVLLLFRQRWRMSVNRSAEAMTIFAVCQAAIFPVIHMGRVWVGYWVFPLPNQFGSLWVNFNSPLLWDVFAISTYFSVSVVFWFMGLIPDFAMIRDRAKTPFNKKIYTILAFGWGGKAKHWQRFEELSLVLAGLATPLVFSVHTTVSFDFATSVIKGWHSTIYPPYFVAGAIFSGFAMVQTLLLVARKVCHLEDYITMYHIEIMNIVIVVTGGMVTVAYATEYFIGWYSGSRYEDFTYLSPGAAVGPYWWAFWALIICNLVVPALFWFKKVRTNIFWTFIIALIINIGMWFERFDIIVINLSRDYLPSSWTMFKPTIIDVGVYLGTIGFFSVLFLLYARTFPVIAQAELKSILKISGETYKAKEGDEHH; encoded by the coding sequence ATGTCAGGACATTACGAAGCTCCGATAAGGGAACCTTTAATTATTGGTCACAAGACTTATCACGATATTACTGAAGATATCGCAAGACCTATCGAAGAACGCGCAGGTAAATTATGGTGGGTATCTCTGTACGCAGCCTTAATACTGTTTGTTTATGGATTTGGTTGTATCGCATACACTATTGGAACCGGAATTGGTGCATGGGGACTAAACAGAACTATCAACTGGGGTTGGGATATTACCAACTTTGTATGGTGGGTTGGTATTGGTCACGCCGGAACACTGATCTCTGCAGTACTTTTATTATTTAGACAAAGATGGAGAATGTCGGTTAACCGTTCTGCTGAAGCGATGACGATTTTCGCTGTTTGTCAGGCGGCTATTTTCCCTGTTATCCATATGGGTAGAGTTTGGGTTGGTTATTGGGTATTCCCACTGCCAAACCAGTTTGGTTCCCTTTGGGTTAACTTTAACTCTCCGCTTCTTTGGGACGTATTTGCAATCTCCACCTATTTCTCAGTATCAGTTGTGTTCTGGTTTATGGGATTGATTCCAGATTTTGCAATGATTAGAGACAGAGCAAAAACGCCATTTAACAAAAAGATTTATACCATTCTGGCCTTCGGATGGGGTGGAAAAGCAAAGCACTGGCAAAGGTTTGAAGAATTATCTTTAGTGTTAGCAGGTTTGGCAACGCCACTTGTATTCTCAGTACACACCACGGTATCTTTTGACTTTGCCACATCGGTTATCAAAGGATGGCACTCAACAATCTACCCACCTTATTTCGTTGCAGGAGCAATTTTCTCAGGATTCGCAATGGTACAGACACTATTGTTGGTAGCAAGAAAAGTTTGTCACCTTGAAGATTATATCACAATGTACCACATCGAGATTATGAACATCGTTATCGTTGTAACAGGTGGTATGGTAACTGTAGCTTATGCAACTGAATATTTCATCGGATGGTATTCTGGGTCAAGATATGAAGATTTTACTTATCTTTCTCCAGGAGCAGCGGTAGGACCTTACTGGTGGGCATTCTGGGCATTGATCATCTGTAACTTGGTTGTGCCAGCTTTGTTCTGGTTCAAAAAAGTCAGAACCAATATCTTCTGGACATTCATCATCGCATTGATTATCAATATCGGTATGTGGTTTGAGCGTTTTGACATTATTGTTATCAACTTGTCCAGAGACTACTTACCATCATCTTGGACAATGTTTAAGCCGACCATTATTGACGTTGGTGTATATCTTGGAACAATTGGATTCTTCTCTGTATTATTCCTTTTGTATGCAAGAACATTCCCTGTAATCGCACAGGCAGAATTGAAGAGTATTTTGAAAATTTCCGGTGAAACTTATAAAGCAAAAGAAGGAGATGAGCACCACTAA
- a CDS encoding TAT-variant-translocated molybdopterin oxidoreductase — protein MASNKIQFRSIHELKDPTLNGKLAAKEFQNEIPVEDFLDDSNKEGTSRRDFLKLLGFSTAAVTLAACEAPVIKTIPYVVKPHDIIPGVPNYYASTYFDGFDFASVLVKTREGRPIKIEPNPVAGDLGKTNARAQASVLSLYDNDKVKQPKLDGKDETFDKVDDFVIKGLEEAKASGKRIVLLSQSYASPTFKKLFAEFKAKYPTAELITYDAIPYAAALDATQEVFGQRALPVYDLGKSQLVVSFNADFLGDYNASSLEVSYAAARKPGANMLRHIQVESNMSLTGANADSRYRLKPSAVFKTLVEVYKGLNGGTSDKVASEIVKELQSKGSTAVVFADGSKAAYVLAHLINQKLASNAFTGKANFLKEYDNARFNEFLSWLNGGQVGVLITNNINPIYSHAKGQSLKAAIEKVPYSVAITDKKNELYKASKAVIPFTHWLESWGDITPETGAYCLMQPTIQKIYKSRQIEESLLVWINGKDNPANNYYNYLKANALTLNGGLSFNKNLYNGFAAGGLSTGLSYSGGNAAQAIAELSAFKPAQLELQLYTKPSIGDGTQSNNPWLMELPDPISRLSWDNYITISPKDAESLGLENSLNARMQLDGDTVNVTANGVTLKDVPVFIQPGQADGSLGLALGYGKKDSGKVAETGVNAYPLFDGYNTVITNVKIEKSGDGHEFAGMQLQNTLMGRYEIAKEVTLDDFINKPVDEWNKPLAMHTIGGELPIGKIDLWDAFDDTDGPHFNLSVDLNSCTGCGACIIACQAENNVPVVGKEEVRMSRDMYWLRIDRYYSTEQKVEVYEGLKEGMAVPELYGSELLGIKGALENAAENPDVIFQPVMCQHCNHAPCETVCPVAATSHGKQGQNQMAYNRCIGTRYCANNCPYKVRRFNWFNYALNDKFDFHMNNDLGRMVLNPDVVTRTRGVMEKCSMCIQMTQNVILEAKKDGRKVQDGEFQTACANACSTGALKFGDMNDVNSEVRSLFNSNRKYVLLEEIGTKPNVFYHTKIRNRKESLNNK, from the coding sequence ATGGCTTCAAATAAAATACAATTCAGAAGTATTCACGAACTAAAAGATCCAACTTTAAATGGGAAGTTGGCGGCTAAAGAGTTCCAGAATGAAATTCCGGTTGAAGATTTCTTGGATGATTCTAATAAAGAAGGAACGTCTCGTAGAGATTTTCTTAAGTTGTTAGGATTCTCCACAGCTGCGGTAACGCTGGCAGCGTGTGAAGCACCGGTTATCAAAACGATACCTTATGTAGTAAAACCACACGACATTATTCCTGGGGTTCCTAATTACTACGCTTCAACTTATTTTGATGGGTTCGATTTTGCTAGTGTTTTAGTAAAGACTAGAGAAGGTAGACCAATTAAAATTGAACCAAACCCAGTTGCTGGAGATTTAGGTAAAACTAACGCAAGAGCACAAGCAAGTGTACTTTCACTTTATGATAATGATAAAGTAAAGCAACCAAAGCTTGATGGGAAAGACGAAACTTTCGATAAAGTAGATGATTTCGTTATTAAAGGTTTAGAAGAAGCTAAAGCTTCAGGAAAAAGAATCGTTCTTTTATCTCAATCTTACGCTTCACCTACATTCAAAAAATTATTTGCAGAATTTAAGGCGAAATATCCTACTGCAGAACTAATTACTTACGATGCGATTCCTTACGCGGCAGCTTTGGATGCAACACAAGAAGTATTCGGACAAAGAGCATTGCCGGTATATGACCTTGGCAAGTCTCAGTTGGTGGTTTCTTTCAATGCGGATTTCTTAGGTGATTACAACGCATCAAGCCTTGAAGTTTCCTATGCTGCGGCAAGAAAGCCAGGCGCAAATATGTTGAGACATATTCAGGTAGAATCTAATATGAGCTTAACAGGAGCAAATGCCGATAGTAGATATAGATTGAAACCAAGTGCAGTTTTTAAAACTTTGGTAGAAGTTTATAAAGGACTAAATGGTGGAACTTCTGATAAAGTGGCTTCCGAAATCGTGAAAGAACTTCAGTCAAAAGGCAGCACCGCTGTTGTTTTTGCTGATGGTTCTAAAGCGGCTTATGTTTTGGCGCACTTAATCAACCAAAAATTAGCATCTAACGCATTTACTGGAAAAGCTAATTTCCTTAAAGAATATGATAACGCAAGATTCAACGAATTTCTTTCTTGGTTGAATGGTGGACAGGTTGGTGTTTTGATTACGAATAATATAAACCCGATTTATTCGCACGCAAAAGGTCAATCTCTAAAGGCTGCAATCGAAAAGGTTCCTTATTCTGTTGCAATTACCGATAAGAAAAACGAATTATATAAAGCTTCAAAGGCAGTTATTCCTTTTACTCATTGGCTAGAATCTTGGGGTGATATCACACCGGAAACAGGTGCATATTGTTTAATGCAACCTACAATCCAGAAGATATACAAATCGAGACAGATTGAAGAATCTCTTTTAGTGTGGATTAACGGAAAAGATAACCCGGCTAATAATTATTATAATTATTTGAAAGCTAACGCATTGACGCTTAATGGAGGGTTGTCATTCAACAAAAATCTATACAACGGTTTTGCAGCTGGCGGACTTTCGACAGGATTATCTTATTCCGGCGGAAATGCTGCTCAGGCTATCGCTGAATTATCAGCTTTCAAACCAGCTCAATTAGAGTTACAGCTTTATACCAAACCTTCTATTGGTGACGGAACACAATCTAACAACCCTTGGTTGATGGAACTTCCGGACCCAATTTCAAGATTGTCTTGGGATAATTATATTACTATTTCACCAAAAGATGCAGAAAGCCTAGGATTGGAAAACAGTCTTAATGCTAGAATGCAGTTGGATGGAGATACAGTAAACGTTACAGCAAATGGCGTTACTTTGAAAGATGTACCCGTGTTTATCCAGCCTGGTCAGGCAGATGGTTCTCTTGGACTAGCTCTTGGCTACGGTAAGAAAGATTCTGGTAAAGTAGCAGAGACTGGCGTTAATGCTTATCCATTGTTCGATGGTTACAATACGGTTATTACCAATGTTAAAATAGAGAAATCCGGAGACGGACACGAGTTTGCAGGAATGCAGCTTCAAAATACCTTGATGGGGCGTTATGAGATCGCTAAAGAAGTAACATTGGATGATTTCATAAACAAACCTGTTGATGAATGGAACAAACCTTTGGCAATGCACACTATTGGTGGTGAGCTACCGATTGGCAAAATTGATCTTTGGGACGCATTTGATGATACTGACGGGCCACATTTTAATCTATCTGTAGATCTTAATTCGTGTACCGGTTGTGGTGCTTGTATTATTGCTTGTCAGGCGGAGAACAACGTTCCTGTTGTGGGGAAAGAAGAGGTGAGAATGTCCAGAGATATGTATTGGTTAAGAATTGACCGTTACTATTCTACTGAACAGAAAGTTGAAGTTTATGAAGGTCTGAAAGAGGGAATGGCTGTTCCTGAGTTATATGGTAGTGAACTTCTCGGAATCAAAGGAGCATTGGAAAATGCTGCAGAGAATCCGGATGTAATTTTCCAACCGGTAATGTGCCAGCACTGTAATCACGCGCCATGTGAAACTGTTTGTCCTGTAGCGGCAACATCTCACGGGAAACAAGGGCAAAACCAAATGGCTTATAACAGATGTATCGGTACAAGATATTGTGCGAACAACTGTCCATATAAAGTAAGAAGATTTAACTGGTTCAATTACGCTCTTAATGATAAGTTCGATTTCCATATGAATAACGATCTTGGAAGAATGGTATTGAATCCAGATGTTGTTACGAGAACAAGAGGGGTGATGGAAAAATGTTCTATGTGTATCCAGATGACACAGAATGTTATCCTCGAAGCTAAGAAAGATGGCAGAAAAGTTCAGGATGGAGAGTTCCAAACGGCTTGTGCCAATGCTTGTTCTACTGGTGCTTTGAAGTTCGGAGATATGAATGATGTCAACTCAGAAGTTCGCAGCTTGTTCAACAGTAATAGAAAATATGTTTTGTTAGAAGAAATTGGTACAAAACCAAATGTATTCTACCATACAAAAATAAGAAACAGAAAAGAAAGTTTAAATAATAAATAG
- a CDS encoding c-type cytochrome: protein MISWRKHYKKGLIAISLLLSTGASVYAQGDPKKGQDLFKTNCTACHALDKQVIGPALGGVVDRLKKEQNLETDWLHKWIKDNKALRASGDKYANEVFEKFNKTEMTQFPSLSDQDIDDILAYTTNPPAEEPAADKADGAAVTNDLATIEAQKAEQLNSKIMVASLIAIAGLLLWLLLKIRQLVKIQQSPELSELNSTRIASFSALYEKYSYVGKGLVALLALFAAYGVWNWLMWIGVYKGYAPEQPIYFSHKIHAGENKIDCQLCHSSAKYGKVSEIPSVNVCMNCHRSISEYKGKYLEPGKDREFYTGEIKKIYAAAGWDEAKMAYTGKTTPIQWTRIHNMPDFVYFNHAQHVVAGEQAIINSFNAKQKDPANKIDVVCKACHGKIDTMNVVQMANNFTMGWCIECHRTTEVDMNNGYNKEYFKNLHDKLKKQYGEGSKVTVDAIGGLECGKCHY, encoded by the coding sequence ATGATTAGTTGGAGAAAGCATTACAAAAAGGGTCTGATAGCAATTAGTTTATTGTTATCAACCGGCGCTTCTGTTTATGCACAAGGCGATCCAAAGAAAGGACAAGATTTGTTCAAGACAAACTGTACGGCTTGTCACGCATTGGATAAACAAGTTATTGGACCGGCACTTGGCGGTGTAGTGGACAGATTAAAAAAAGAACAAAATCTTGAGACAGATTGGCTTCACAAATGGATTAAAGACAATAAAGCTTTAAGAGCATCTGGTGACAAATATGCCAACGAGGTTTTTGAAAAATTTAACAAAACTGAGATGACGCAGTTTCCGAGTCTTTCTGACCAGGATATTGATGATATCTTAGCTTACACGACCAATCCTCCGGCTGAAGAGCCAGCAGCTGATAAAGCTGATGGTGCAGCGGTAACCAATGATTTGGCTACTATTGAAGCTCAAAAAGCGGAACAGCTGAATTCTAAAATTATGGTTGCTTCATTGATAGCAATTGCAGGGTTGTTACTATGGCTTCTTTTGAAAATCCGTCAGTTGGTGAAAATTCAACAATCGCCGGAGCTTTCCGAACTTAACTCTACAAGAATTGCATCTTTCTCTGCTTTGTACGAAAAATACAGTTATGTAGGTAAAGGTTTAGTGGCTTTACTAGCATTGTTTGCTGCTTACGGTGTGTGGAACTGGCTGATGTGGATTGGCGTTTATAAAGGTTACGCACCAGAACAGCCGATTTATTTCTCGCATAAAATACACGCTGGTGAAAATAAAATCGACTGTCAACTTTGTCACTCAAGTGCAAAATATGGTAAAGTTTCAGAAATTCCTTCTGTGAATGTTTGTATGAACTGTCACAGATCTATTTCAGAATATAAAGGAAAATACCTAGAGCCAGGGAAAGACAGAGAGTTCTACACAGGTGAGATCAAAAAGATTTACGCAGCGGCTGGATGGGATGAAGCCAAAATGGCTTATACGGGTAAAACTACACCTATCCAATGGACAAGGATACACAATATGCCAGATTTTGTTTACTTCAACCACGCACAGCACGTTGTTGCTGGGGAGCAGGCAATTATCAATTCATTCAATGCGAAGCAGAAAGATCCTGCTAACAAAATTGATGTAGTTTGTAAGGCTTGTCACGGCAAGATTGATACAATGAACGTAGTGCAAATGGCGAACAATTTCACTATGGGATGGTGTATCGAGTGTCACAGAACTACAGAAGTAGATATGAACAATGGTTACAATAAAGAATACTTCAAAAATCTGCATGATAAGTTGAAAAAACAATATGGTGAAGGAAGCAAAGTCACTGTGGATGCAATTGGAGGTCTTGAGTGTGGTAAATGTCATTATTAA
- a CDS encoding SPOR domain-containing protein, translating into MNNLLRLLIVSSLFCFYNIDAQYVVKKDTLSGTELSISMDDRINSALEKIEGNCDRVSAAPVKTPQKILVPSRELTNAEVCRKNPKIMGFKIQVITVKSNEDARKIATEFRNNFRSLKVETDASLRPNYKILAGSYFSKQSAADDLRNVKRVYPSAMVVPYAVFCVEAK; encoded by the coding sequence ATGAACAATCTTCTTAGGCTACTCATAGTATCATCATTATTCTGTTTTTACAATATTGACGCTCAATATGTTGTAAAAAAAGACACCCTTTCTGGAACAGAGCTTTCCATATCGATGGATGACAGAATTAATAGTGCATTAGAAAAAATTGAAGGCAACTGCGACAGAGTTTCTGCTGCACCTGTTAAAACACCTCAAAAAATTTTAGTACCTAGTAGAGAACTTACCAATGCTGAAGTCTGCAGAAAAAACCCAAAGATTATGGGATTCAAAATTCAGGTTATTACAGTTAAAAGCAATGAAGACGCTAGAAAAATCGCAACAGAATTCAGAAATAACTTCAGGAGCCTGAAAGTGGAAACCGATGCTTCACTGCGGCCAAATTATAAAATCCTTGCAGGAAGCTACTTTTCAAAACAAAGCGCAGCAGACGATTTGCGAAACGTAAAAAGAGTCTATCCCAGCGCAATGGTAGTGCCTTACGCTGTTTTTTGTGTGGAAGCTAAATAA
- a CDS encoding DUF6080 domain-containing protein: protein MKLLKKTLSILKIIFPSTKFEVLIFLFFVVLYGTNAWFIAENFRIVYDDRIPWDAYFSFDNRAIVQTGGGFERHPLSNYFFDFIRDFALWISGNHYNSVFRLVLSLFSTVVIALANVSVFKYLNNIIKLPLKISLLILAFYGLFVTNILLSFTPETYTYTLLFLSIFNYYSAQKIKEEKPISFGASILGSIFIGGLTITNIVKVYIPFLFEKKIFWNWKKIGWAVAKIATSVMVFLFLFMLRLNFNFQNFLNKTEEQYDKFSKPKVTPLWDMITSWFFGGNVLFSNYEIRDYHTKDKTFYYKALFMDVYTSAFPYFFIGLILLIVILSVVKNYKNKLIWILVISFSIDILIHCVLKFGLHTSYIYGGHFVFVYPLLLGWLFFSYRNKTISLSILYGVIMMMTVYLGFNNFYRLGEFYQFLETYYK from the coding sequence TTGAAACTATTGAAGAAAACTCTATCCATCCTGAAAATCATTTTTCCTTCTACCAAATTTGAGGTTCTTATTTTCTTATTTTTTGTCGTACTATATGGTACCAATGCCTGGTTTATTGCAGAGAATTTCCGAATCGTTTATGATGACAGAATCCCTTGGGATGCTTACTTCAGTTTTGATAATAGAGCGATTGTTCAGACTGGCGGCGGATTTGAGAGACATCCGTTGTCCAATTATTTTTTTGATTTCATTCGGGATTTTGCGTTGTGGATTTCGGGAAATCATTATAATTCGGTTTTCAGATTGGTTTTGTCTTTGTTCTCGACGGTTGTGATTGCTTTAGCAAATGTTTCTGTTTTCAAATACCTGAATAACATTATTAAGCTTCCTCTTAAAATCAGTCTTTTGATTTTGGCTTTCTACGGATTGTTTGTGACCAATATTCTTTTGTCTTTCACGCCGGAAACTTATACTTATACATTGTTATTTCTTTCGATTTTCAATTATTATTCTGCTCAGAAGATCAAAGAAGAAAAACCGATTTCATTTGGAGCAAGCATTTTGGGTTCCATTTTTATCGGTGGGTTAACGATTACGAATATCGTTAAAGTTTATATCCCGTTTTTGTTTGAGAAAAAAATCTTTTGGAACTGGAAAAAAATCGGTTGGGCTGTGGCGAAAATTGCAACTTCAGTTATGGTTTTTTTATTCCTGTTTATGTTAAGACTGAATTTTAACTTTCAGAATTTCCTAAACAAAACGGAAGAGCAATATGATAAATTCTCCAAACCAAAAGTGACACCGCTTTGGGATATGATCACTTCCTGGTTTTTTGGTGGTAATGTTTTATTTTCTAACTACGAAATCCGGGATTATCACACCAAGGATAAAACCTTTTATTACAAAGCACTTTTTATGGATGTCTACACATCAGCGTTTCCATATTTTTTTATTGGATTGATTTTATTAATAGTGATTTTAAGTGTTGTCAAGAATTATAAAAACAAGTTGATTTGGATTCTTGTAATTTCTTTTTCAATCGATATTTTAATCCATTGTGTGCTAAAATTTGGGCTGCATACCTCTTATATTTACGGCGGACATTTTGTGTTTGTTTATCCGCTGTTGCTCGGCTGGTTATTTTTCAGTTACCGTAACAAAACCATATCTCTGAGCATTTTGTATGGAGTAATAATGATGATGACAGTTTACCTTGGATTCAATAATTTTTACAGGCTTGGCGAGTTTTATCAGTTTTTAGAAACCTATTACAAATAA
- a CDS encoding T9SS type A sorting domain-containing protein, which produces MKKQLLILSCFLSCLLSYAQNVNIPDANFKAYLVGNSEINTNGDDEIQVSEASAFTGEINVSNKGISLLWGIEYFTEITGLDCSLNSIQNLDLSTNKKLVTLKCSGFNNNGNPMGQIETLNVSQNTNLKTLICSGNKLTSLDVSTNLQLEYLDCNSNAYAIYENDNYVYFYLKNLDISKNINLKYLDCHQNQISYLDLENKIGLEYLDCSYNLLDELNVKNNLNLTVLDCRFNKISLLDISFLKKLEYLNCNSNLLENLNVQNNLSLNQLFLGSNKLTEIDISKNINLISFGFEGNYLSSIDLSKNINLTGIIFSGSLVTSFDISKNKKLETIFAWPGDSLTSLDVSQNPSLEILVCVSCKFKNLDLSKNLNLKQLRVQFSNLEELNLTNNLKLEFFTVFNNKLKKLNIKNLKRPNYDNFWFSATDGPDLKCIDVDDVIYANENWSKNKDSQTIYSTDCSATLATNETQKSQTKIFPNPVKNLLNVQTEAKLQKVEIYSSNGQLIKTSFLKETNVSTLPKGNYIVKITTDKGVQTEKIIKE; this is translated from the coding sequence ATGAAAAAACAATTACTCATTCTTTCATGCTTTCTGTCTTGCCTACTTTCTTATGCACAGAATGTAAATATTCCTGATGCTAATTTTAAAGCATATTTGGTTGGCAATTCTGAAATTAATACCAATGGCGATGATGAAATTCAAGTTTCTGAAGCGAGTGCTTTTACTGGTGAAATTAATGTTTCTAATAAAGGAATTTCACTGTTATGGGGAATTGAATATTTTACAGAAATTACAGGTTTAGATTGCAGTTTGAATTCTATTCAAAATCTTGACTTATCAACTAATAAAAAGTTAGTTACTTTGAAATGTAGTGGTTTTAATAATAATGGAAATCCTATGGGTCAAATTGAGACTTTGAATGTTTCTCAAAACACAAATTTGAAAACGTTGATTTGTTCGGGAAATAAATTGACATCTTTAGATGTTTCAACAAATTTGCAATTAGAATATTTAGATTGCAATAGTAACGCTTATGCAATTTATGAAAATGATAATTATGTTTATTTTTATCTTAAAAATTTAGATATATCAAAAAATATTAATTTGAAATATTTAGATTGTCATCAAAATCAAATTTCTTATTTAGATCTTGAAAATAAGATTGGTTTAGAATATTTGGACTGTTCGTATAATTTATTAGATGAATTAAATGTAAAAAATAATTTAAACTTAACTGTTTTAGATTGTAGATTTAATAAAATATCATTATTAGATATTTCTTTCCTAAAAAAACTTGAATATTTAAATTGTAATTCTAATTTATTAGAAAATTTAAATGTTCAAAATAATTTGAGTTTGAATCAATTGTTTTTAGGTTCTAATAAATTGACAGAGATCGATATTTCTAAAAATATTAATCTGATTTCGTTTGGTTTTGAGGGAAATTATTTATCATCAATAGATTTATCTAAAAATATTAATCTTACTGGCATTATTTTCAGTGGAAGTCTTGTAACTTCATTTGATATTAGCAAAAACAAAAAATTAGAAACTATATTTGCTTGGCCAGGAGATTCCTTAACAAGTCTCGATGTTTCTCAAAATCCGAGTTTAGAAATTTTGGTTTGTGTTAGTTGTAAATTCAAAAATTTAGATTTGTCAAAAAATTTAAATTTAAAACAATTAAGAGTTCAATTTTCAAACTTAGAAGAGTTAAACTTGACAAATAATTTGAAATTAGAATTTTTTACAGTATTTAATAATAAACTTAAAAAATTAAATATTAAAAACTTAAAAAGACCTAATTATGATAATTTTTGGTTTTCTGCTACAGATGGACCTGATTTAAAATGTATTGATGTAGACGACGTTATATATGCGAACGAAAATTGGAGTAAAAATAAAGACAGTCAAACAATATACAGCACAGATTGTAGTGCTACATTAGCAACAAACGAAACTCAAAAATCTCAAACCAAAATCTTTCCAAATCCAGTAAAAAATCTTCTAAACGTTCAAACAGAAGCAAAACTTCAGAAAGTAGAAATTTATTCATCCAACGGACAATTAATTAAAACTTCTTTCTTAAAAGAAACAAATGTTTCAACTCTTCCAAAAGGAAATTATATTGTGAAGATCACCACAGACAAAGGCGTACAAACCGAAAAAATTATAAAAGAATAA